A genomic segment from Aspergillus puulaauensis MK2 DNA, chromosome 1, nearly complete sequence encodes:
- a CDS encoding RING-H2 finger protein (COG:O;~EggNog:ENOG410PM1V;~InterPro:IPR001841,IPR013083;~PFAM:PF17123,PF13923,PF00097,PF13445,PF13639;~TransMembrane:1 (o215-240i)), with product MSAKSLNTAATLFAGPGKASNSTASVSGNASFHLVVEGDIQTLSTQNAPEDGPVQGILFVPSLELSDPCNNITAPYIPANVTRHQDVSPHGYQTIGLAPWITSNCSKSFLDASSRVDTKALVFFLPVRDDAKPPPPDDPMWLLSGGTSLENDYPYPIYAIPGSAGVTLFEQLSRYPSNETFPQSQQNVSSRGDGGYVRLYTFIDLEKSGKKTPSIWGFLLAILGTVVVLGVILLLLYQFLQRRRREILRRRLAVGAPDYQQFQLQNLKVPQEFIARLPTYVYPNVDNRGEDRSLQTSFDSNMPDRVDNTNRGGDKQQDSEKEPEVEADEQIIQRKNSAGFEGVLDAEQDSKTAQERVKDISPQPALSENPSPASFEPDIPYAKHTTQLSHSQTTCAICLDDFTPNLSTVRELPCGHIYHPECIDTSLTQSSSLCPLCKKSVWAPEFYPIPTPEATYRHDNVRHPWLMTQI from the exons ATGT ctgctAAATCGCTCAACACGGCTGCAACGCTTTTTGCGGGCCCCGGAAAAGCGAGCAATTCAACAGCGTCTGTCAGT GGAAATGCTTCGTTCCATCTCGTCGTTGAGGGCGACATCCAAACGCTCTCTACCCAGAATGCTCCAGAAGACGGACCGGTACAAGGAATACTCTTCGTTCCTAGCCTGGAACTGAGCGATCCGTGCAATAACATAACCGCGCCGTATATTCCAGCCAATGTGACCCGCCATCAAGACGTGAGCCCACATGGATACCAAACTATTGGGCTTGCACCATGGATCACCTCGAATTGCAGCAAGTCGTTTTTGGATGCCTCAAGTCGTGTAGACACAAAGGCGCTGGTATTTTTTCTCCCAGTACGTGACGATGCAaagccaccaccgccagacGATCCTATGTGGCTATTAAGCGGTGGGACTTCTTTGGAGAACGATTATCCGTACCCCATTTATGCTATTCCTGGGTCGGCAGGCGTTACTCTTTTTGAGCAACTATCACGGTATCCAAGCAATGAAACCTTTCCCCAAAGCCAGCAAAATGTTTCCTCCCGGGGCGATGGGGGATATGTGCGGTTGTATACTTTCATAGACCTAG AGAAAAGCGGAAAGAAAACCCCAAGTATCTGGGGGTTTCTATTAGCAATTCTTGGGACCGTAGTAGTTCTCGGTGtcattcttctcctcctaTATCAATTCTTACAGAGGCGACGACGTGAGATCTTGCGGCGGCGCCTTGCAGTAGGTGCGCCGGACTATCAGCAGTTCCAACTCCAGAACCTCAAGGTCCCGCAAGAGTTTATTGCGAGACTTCCGACTTATGTCTATCCTAATGTGGACAATCGTGGTGAGGATCGTTCGCTGCAGACCTCGTTTGACAGCAATATGCCCGATAGAGTCGATAATACGAATCGAGGCGGGGACAAGCAGCAAGATAGTGAAAAGGAGCCGGAGGTGGAAGCAGATGAGCAGATAATACAACGCAAGAACTCAGCTGGCTTCGAAGGTGTCCTGGACGCCGAACAGGATTCTAAAACGGCTCAGGAAAGGGTTAAAGATATATCGCCACAGCCAGCTTTATCCGAGAATCCCTCCCCGGCAAGCTTTGAGCCGGATATTCCTTATGCAAAGCACACAACTCAACTGAGCCACTCACAGACAACATGCGCCATTTGTCTTGATGACTTCACCCCAAATTTATCCACCGTACGCGAATTGCCGTGTGGCCACATTTATCATCCTGAATGCATTGATACCTCTTTGACTCAAAGCAGTAGCCTTTGTCCGCTATGCAAAAAGAGCGTGTGGGCACCTGAATTCTATCCGATTCCCACTCCCGAAGCTACATACCGGCATGATAACGTGCGGCACCCATGGCTGATGACGCAGATTTGA
- a CDS encoding uncharacterized protein (TransMembrane:1 (o74-93i)), which yields MVVGSDLACTDDGHTFKAESFRQDLLLSTTCFPRSPSLNCPQTSTVLHFGRHRTLEQGISLSAILDENRNRVRIKVFASISLASCFAAIAFSLRSSRALWRRIATAIRPPTL from the coding sequence ATGGTTGTGGGATCTGATCTTGCCTGCACTGATGATGGCCATACATTTAAGGCAGAGTCTTTTCGTCAGGATTTATTACTGTCGACAACATGCTTTCCGCGCTCTCCGTCGCTCAACTGTCCGCAAACGTCGACGGTGCTCCACTTTGGACGGCATCGTACTTTGGAACAGGGAATCAGCCTGAGTGCGATCCTGGACGAGAATAGAAATCGTGTGCGGATAAAAGTATTCGCTTCCATTTCTCTTGCTTCTTGTTTTGCTGCGATTGCATTCTCCCTGCGTAGCTCCCGCGCTCTCTGGCGGCGGATAGCAACAGCGATTCGGCCACCCACGCTCTGA
- the NGG1 gene encoding histone acetyltransferase NGG1 (BUSCO:EOG09261EMF;~COG:B;~EggNog:ENOG410PFND;~InterPro:IPR019340;~PFAM:PF10198), giving the protein MPSANKGKGKGRDVRPSRSRNTTPSSGFSAAPTATSAPLTSYLDNDASKLIIPTTVHYADILERMGGVGPIPDSRSLESLVEHLRSLSQSAEARGDACNAGIRELSQKRKEVVDEPDSFDGSERVKMKREAEEDDEETKSSKSGKLKKRKERGSSSKEERPLTYGAHEIGRQDGGETKVEGAASPASKKSKNAVSDETSSLSPPSLASPRQDNDGADAASPKSDDSSESHQPEPAPAVPQIQVFGPNPLKFDDPTIYHIRDITQGMTDDEKKEIFSVNAFPESDLRHLMAGIPPDRDFSNSKPTNQVNANTFLLYIEPYVRPMMEEDIAFLKEKGGRVTPFIMPKRGKKHYTDVWAEEDGLMNIDQANGDREKLPLNEGRGNIEQVTDETAETDKVSVGPLVSRLYSLLRYEHRAPPDENATNGNTNGDMSMNGQNGDSMDIDNPAGESENKHQASATSFRAASPSGFKVPAAKLDHAQLDERLKAELRHVGFLGADDNPDYDAHYDDDIAQRLRLLQSELKKQMIINSARKTRVLEVARERMAFQEYMTIHDDLDSQVQQAYLKRTRTLGKSKKGSQAKHRPGGAGGGSHVVSAAGISRPAIGDVARTLMDRRKRWRDCIGPVFKDCKTTVPGTSDSIFTPSLMSEYEKMEVEGWDEEQE; this is encoded by the exons ATGCCATCTGCgaacaaaggaaaaggaaagggtCGTGATGTGCGACCGTCGCGCAGCCGCAACACGACTCCCAGCTCTGGCTTCAGCGCAGCTCCGACCGCAACCTCCGCCCCTCTTACCAGCTACCTTGACAACGACGCATCCAAACTTATCATCCCCACAACAGTACACTATGCGGATATTCTGGAACGTATGGGCGGAGTGGGACCTATCCCTGATTCAAGGTCTTTGGAGTCCTTGGTGGAACACCTCAGGTCCCTGAGTCAATCGGCGGAGGCTCGTGGTGATGCCTGCAATGCCGGGATTAGGGAGCTATCCCAAAAGCGCAAGGAAGTGGTAGATGAGCCCGATTCGTTTGATGGTTCCGAACGCGTGAAGATGAAGCGTgaagcggaggaggacgacgaagagaccAAGTCATCCAAGTCGGGGAAGCTTAAGAAGCGAAAGGAACGGGGTAGTAGCTCGAAGGAGGAGCGCCCGTTGACATATGGCGCTCACGAAATTGGTCGCCAGGACGGTGGAGAAACGAAAGTTGAAGGTG CTGCATCCCCAGCTTCCAAAAAGTCCAAAAACGCAGTATCAGACGAAACATCTTCACTCTCCCCGCCATCATTAGCCTCACCACGTCAGGACAATGACGGTGCAGATGCTGCTTCACCCAAATCCGATGACAGCTCTGAGTCGCATCAACCTGAACCAGCTCCGGCTGTACCTCAAATCCAAGTCTTCGGCCCCAATCCGCTCAAATTCGATGATCCCACGATATATCACATTCGAGACATCACGCAAGGAATGACGGacgatgagaagaaggagataTTCAGCGTCAATGCTTTTCCAGAAAGCGACTTACGCCACCTAATGGCTGGAATTCCTCCGGACCGTGATTTCAGTAATTCTAAGCCCACCAACCAAGTTAACGCCAACACCTTTCTTCTCTATATCGAGCCTTATGTACGACcgatgatggaggaagatatAGCTTTCTTAAAAGAAAAG GGTGGCCGAGTCACGCCATTCATAATGCCAAAGCGAGGAAAGAAACACTATACGGATGTGTGggctgaagaagacggtcTAATGAATATCGATCAAGCAAACGGCGACCGAGAGAAGTTACCTTTAAACGAAGGCCGAGGAAATATTGAGCAGGTTACCGATGAGACAGCGGAGACAGATAAAGTGTCCGTGGGCCCGTTGGTCAGTCGTCTCTATTCTTTGTTACGATATGAGCATCGTGCGCCTCCCGATGAGAATGCCACCAATGGCAACACCAACGGGGATATGTCGATGAATGGTCAGAACGGAGACTCAATGGATATCGATAACCCAGCGGGAGAGTCAGAAAATAAACACCAGGCGTCTGCAACTTCGTTTCGTGCCGCATCACCCAGCGGTTTCAAGGTCCCGGCAGCCAAACTTGACCACGCACAGCTAGACGAGCGACTCAAAGCGGAGCTTCGGCACGTCGGTTTCCTCGGAGCCGACGACAACCCGGATTACGATGCTCACTATGACGAtgacatcgcccagcgcCTCCGTCTTTTACAAAGCGAGCTCAAGAAACAGATGATCATTAATAGCGCACGTAAAACAAGAGTCCTCGAGGTCGCCCGCGAGCGCATGGCTTTCCAGGAGTACATGACCATCCACGATGATCTAGACTCCCAGGTCCAACAAGCTTATCTAAAGCGGACCAGGACTCTAGGAAAGAGCAAGAAGGGTTCCCAGGCGAAACATCGACCCGgtggagctggcggtggaagcCACGTCGTCAGCGCTGCTGGTATCAGCCGGCCTGCCATTGGAGACGTTGCTCGAACGCTCATGGACCGCCGCAAGCGCTGGCGCGACTGCATCGGGCCTGTCTTCAAAGACTGCAAAACGACCGTCCCTGGAACAAGTGACAGCATTTTTACACCATCCCTTATGTCAGAGTATGAGAAGATGGAAGTGGAAGGATGggatgaagagcaagagTGA
- the NPR2 gene encoding nitrogen permease regulating protein NPR2 (BUSCO:EOG09262H34;~COG:P;~EggNog:ENOG410PHY7;~InterPro:IPR009348;~PFAM:PF06218;~TransMembrane:1 (i235-254o)): MIKAIFYSKFDTQEGPKVVHQVPDGAIAPSNTAPSQPLFLTFSDISFFVIPRQELCGNLIQVCTDGYRILGYPICMKSPRYDRNEFIFNFCVVLGEEDDFSSYKSVVQKLADLMRGLEEQNGFLSRDHSKSGEGKVYSLCETLMEDLNNYCECMIPIDELNTLNVKLFPVYPTPPPVRAWQVPLFTVRYQAFLDENWDLTMQRIVPHINGVNSIRIISLLADTDFSLTCRAIRHLLYYGCLFLLDTFSFSSIYAPTALFSTTIAADENMQQECARYVNTLFASPMTAPSAISSGHDKDDVWPPIGDPTPSLGNDSVLTSTNENISPTATPSPANTSTLISSSADPLAKHPSVNREVVDGVGIVELYGSLKQGQSVKQWYLQHSRQLTHIDIRRFITFGIIKGFLYRVHKYAIATGNPAPQFKSGATTPRSHYLPTHSGPSSRGPGTGANSPYASSAGDEPAPISQHHHHHHHHNRSEDVRDRDRASVHSVGRSALLYDDDEEDFIDDKELSKYLDGMHCFDQICTELEVSERELTARLKRYHGEVLIVHR; this comes from the exons ATGATCAAGGCCATTTTCTACAGCAAGTTCGACACGCAGGAAG GCCCGAAGGTCGTTCACCAGGTCCCCGATGGAGCAATTGCCCCCTCCAACACGGCCCCCTCGCAgcctctcttcctcacctTCTCGGATATATCGTTCTTCGTGATACCTCGCCAGGAGCTATGTGGGAACCTGATTCAGGTATGCACAGACGGATACCGTATTCTGGGATATCCGATATGCATGAAGTCACCTCGATACGACCGGAATGAGTTCATTTTCAACTTTTGCGTGGTACtgggggaagaggatgatTTCAGCAGCTACAAAAGCGTTGTCCAGAAACTGGCGGACCTGATGCGTGGGCTGGAGGAACAAAACGGGTTTCTATCTCGAGATCACAGCAAAAGTGGCGAGGGGAAAGTATACAGTTTGTGCGAGACACTGATGGAGGATTTGAACAACTATTGCGAGTGCATGATCCCAATCG ATGAATTGAATACATTGAACGTCAAGCTATTTCCTGTCTATCCTACCCCACCCCCTGTTCGTGCCTGGCAGGTTCCCTTATTTACGGTCCGCTACCAAGCGTTCCTTGATGAGAACTGGGACCTCACAATGCAGCGG ATCGTTCCACATATCAACGGGGTCAACAGTATTCGCATCATATCCCTCCTCGCTGATACTGACTTCTCCCTCACATGCCGCGCAATCCGGCATCTCCTTTACTACGgctgcctcttccttctgGACACCTTTTCATTTTCCAGCATCTACGCACCCACTGCACTGTTTAGCACCACAATTGCCGCAGACGAGAACATGCAGCAGGAATGCGCTCGCTATGTCAACACACTCTTCGCTTCCCCGATGACTGCACCCTCTGCCATCTCTTCTGGCCACGATAAAGACGACGTCTGGCCACCGATCGGGGACCCAACCCCCAGTCTCGGTAACGACAGCGTCCTGACTAGCACAAACGAAAATATTAGTCCCACCGCAACTCCCAGCCCAGCAAACACAAGCACACTCATCTCCTCAAGTGCAGACCCCCTAGCAAAGCACCCCTCCGTAAATCGAGAGGTAGTCGACGGTGTCGGCATCGTGGAGCTATACGGCAGTCTGAAACAAGGTCAGAGCGTTAAACAATGGTATCTCCAGCACAGCCGTCAGCTCACCCACATCGACATCCGTCGCTTCATCACATTCGGTATCATCAAGGGATTCCTGTACCGAGTACACAAATACGCAATAGCAACAGGAAATCCAGCCCCTCAGTTCAAATCAGGAGCCACAACGCCGCGTTCCCATTACCTGCCTACACACAGCGGGCCGTCTTCGCGAGGTCCTGGGACAGGCGCCAACAGCCCATATGCCTCCAGTGCGGGTGATGAACCCGCGCCTATCTcgcaacatcatcatcaccaccaccaccataaTCGCAGCGAGGATGTGAGGGATCGAGATCGTGCATCTGTGCATAGTGTGGGTCGCTCAGCCTTACTGtatgatgatgacgaggaggatttcATCGATGATAAAGAGTTATCCAAGTACTTGGATGGCATGCATTGCTTTGACCAGATCTGCACCGAGCTAGAGGTCAGTGAGCGAGAGTTGACGGCGAGGTTGAAGCGCTATCATGGTGAGGTTCTGATTGTTCATCGTTGA
- a CDS encoding uncharacterized protein (COG:S;~EggNog:ENOG410PPK9): MHKPSLAQIVHRATFPRQRTSDPATFAAHIALNLVPEVRIETSTFYGSLDSVEAQYPGLDYSYGPHRMRLSRFPWHRKLFRVFDELGLSEKEIGSLCRWEGTKSARQRYEKEEGVKVRDTTADAIRPASPSPLPSVVIHVEDGPEPIRETKARAATYEEAEIPNGAMDDRGVDCELQLQESEDSSDEEMESCGVELNHRLLAATAARERGANVPLDEDWEQWLKEAGERGSYTDVLNAIRRGQPLNFLYDLPASIPQTGRTSIQHSVSFSEPLNTSMPSRLLSTSAGIRRPPQTPARAAR; the protein is encoded by the coding sequence ATGCACAAACCATCTCTGGCTCAAATAGTACATCGAGCAACTTTCCCACGTCAGCGCACCAGCGACCCAGCAACATTTGCCGCCCATATCGCGCTTAACCTGGTCCCGGAGGTACGCATCGAGACATCCACCTTCTATGGATCGCTAGACAGCGTGGAAGCCCAATACCCTGGCTTGGACTACTCCTATGGCCCGCATCGCATGAGGTTGAGCCGTTTCCCATGGCATCGCAAATTATTCAGAGTCTTTGACGAGCTTGGTCTGTCAGAGAAAGAGATAGGCTCACTATGTCGTTGGGAAGGTACCAAGTCCGCGCGACAACGCTACGAAAAGGAGGAAGGTGTGAAGGTCCGTGACACCACCGCTGATGCGATCCGACCtgcatcgccatcgccacTTCCATCTGTCGTAATCCATGTTGAGGATGGCCCGGAGCCAATTCGCGAAACAAAGGCTAGAGCTGCGACATACGAGGAGGCAGAGATTCCGAATGGCGCAATGGATGATCGGGGCGTCGACTGTGAGTTGCAGCTACAGGAGAGTGAGGATTCcagcgacgaggagatggagagctgCGGGGTGGAACTGAACCATCGCCTTCTTGCTGCAACAGCGGCAAGAGAACGGGGTGCCAATGTACCATTGGATGAGGACTGGGAGCAGTGGCTTAAGGAAGCAGGAGAGCGTGGCAGTTACACGGACGTTTTAAATGCGATCCGTAGAGGCCAGCCGTTGAACTTCCTGTACGACCTTCCCGCCTCGATACCCCAAACGGGTAGAACTTCGATCCAACATTCTGTATCGTTTTCTGAACCGCTGAACACGTCAATGCCATCTCGCTTGCTTTCTACCAGCGCCGGTATTCGCCGACCCCCTCAAACACCTGCAAGGGCCGCACGGTAG
- a CDS encoding putative DNA repair protein (COG:L;~EggNog:ENOG410PJ6Q;~InterPro:IPR001279,IPR011084,IPR036866;~PFAM:PF12706) — protein MSTFDGIVQEFPFITIDYFRKNPERPPPLACFLSHAHSDHLQGLESFRAPFIYCSVATRELLLRIEKYPHRMNFNNGVLESRRLHYKHLSKLLRPVPLNTPTEIDLTPRLSIRVTLLDANHCTGAVMFLIEGDGKSILYTGDIRAEPWWIDGIVRHPVMIPYTLGNKRLDKVYLDTTFAHTGHTFRTFPTKADGIAELLGKLEPYPENTLFYFRAWTFGYEEVWVALAAALKSKIHVDRYQIGLYKSVSASCREGSGATEAPSLCGFELGNRFIPGCLSEDERSRIHSCEPGVHCPVASSKNTVYVTPIVSRTADGSDVPEVGTGGGLGNLYQIHELELPDQSSLVKLEELCSEKIHDPQALFKAREALFKAFKSKSKTLSLDSYGLKDAHEMPLDELVSMLSRGRLGEESTTPGDLKPSTKILEGTGKPLPRSINFPYSRHSSYAELCELLRTLKPRDVYPCTVDPLDWDEDISMQSLFGHLCSDSVFTHDQYMREITATKNGEPPRKRRRHDATSSTQSTQQSSATTDNNGISQASQSSLRAVAESRGSLAEVTCGRPSASETSTSRPPATSSPPPSPLSKGPPQPTPQTLEIIENSTNTPNNDSLKIPSLSPETAKVRRNTIRQAWHLLHDDEKSQHEDFLLGPLPSSWPTDREISHQGLSMPETQLPEVALDKSSQATAVNEPNTENSQSTTTFQRGEARSFHEENLITEVDVVMNTDYSDTNTEHQTTPQPSSQHTVSSSAFASQSQNQQAQEVEHDFISDEYYIREHEHPGPETSAGCSSAAQPRPFVRRESSIRNRMVAYAAAREDSYDAWAAMSLTSAGNNHTEEEVEL, from the exons ATGTCGACCTTTGATGGAATCGTCCAAG AATTTCCTTTCATCACTA TCGATTACTTCCGCAAAAATCCAGAGCGGCCACCTCCTCTGGCCTGCTTCCTCAGCCATGCCCATAGCGACCACCTTCAAGGACTTGAGTCCTTCAGAGCCCCCTTCATTTATTGCTCGGTGGCTACCAGAGAG TTGCTTCTGCGGATTGAGAAATATCCCCATCGAATGAATTTCAATAATGGCGTCCTTGAATCCAGAAGGCTGCATTACAAGCATTTGTCGAAACTTCTG AGACCCGTTCCTTTGAATACACCAACAGAGATCGATCTGACCCCCAGGCTCTCTATCAGAGTCACCCTTCTAGACGCAAACCACTGCACTGGCGCTGTGATGTTTCTCATTGAAGGCGATGGAAAATCTATTCTGTACACCGGTGATATACGCG CGGAACCATGGTGGATCGATGGTATCGTTCGACACCCAGTTATGATCCCATATACTTTGGGAAACAAGCGGTTGGATAAGGTATATCTAGATACTACATTTGCTCACACAGGTCACACATTCCGTACCTTTCCAACAAAAGCCGATGGCATCGCCGAGCTTTTAGGCAAGCTAGAACCGTATCCAGAAAACACCCTATTCTACTTCCGTGCGTGGACGTTTGGTTATGAAGAGGTTTGGGTGGCACTCGCGGCTGCCCTAAAATCTAAG ATCCACGTAGATCGATATCAAATCGGCCTGTATAAATCTGTTTCAGCTTCCTGCAGAGAAGGCAGCGGGGCTACTGAAGCACCTTCTCTTTGTGGGTTCGAACTCGGTAATAGGTTCATACCTGGCTGTCTGAGCGAAGATGAGCGGTCTCGTATCCACAGCTGCGAACCAGGAGTTCATTGCCCCGTCGCGTCTTCAAAGAACACTGTCTATGTAACACCAATTGTAAGCCGAACCGCGGACGGCTCCGATGTTCCCGAGGTGGGAACTGGAGGTGGATTAGGTAATTTATACCAGATCCACGAACTGGAGCTTCCTGATCAATCCTCACTTGTCAAACTAGAAGAGCTCTGTAGCGAAAAGATACATGATCCACAGGCTCTTTTCAAGGCAAGGGAAGCTCTCTTCAAAGCATTCAAGTCCAAAAGCAAGACACTATCGCTCGACAGCTATGGATTGAAAGACGCTCACGAAATGCCACTAGATGAGCTCGTGAGTATGCTTAGCCGTGGTCGCTTGGGTGAAGAGTCTACAACCCCTGGGGATTTGAAACCATCGACTAAAATCCTGGAGGGAACCGGGAAGCCTCTCCCAAGAAGTATT AACTTTCCCTACTCTCGCCATTCCTCTTACGCCGAGCTGTGTGAGCTGCTGCGTACTTTGAAACCTCGGGATGTTTACCCCTGTACAGTGGATCCTCTTGATTGGGATGAAGACATTTCTATGCAGAGCCTATTTGGCCACCTCTGCTCCGACAGCGTGTTTACCCACGACCAATACATGCGTGAAATAACCGCCACGAAAAATGGCGAACCCCCtaggaaaagaagaaggcatGACGCCACATCTTCGACCCAATCAACCCAGCAGTCATCGGCTACAACTGACAATAACGGTATTTCGCAAGCCTCACAATCTTCTCTTCGAGCAGTTGCAGAATCAAGGGGTTCTCTAGCCGAGGTGACTTGTGGTCGTCCATCCGCCTCGGAAACCTCTACATCCAGACCTCCTGCCACCtcatcacctccaccatCACCTTTGTCTAAAGGGCCGCCGCAACCGACCCCACAAACGTTGGAAATAATTGAAAATTCCACTAACACACCAAATAACGACTCTCTTAAAATCCCCTCCCTTAGTCCGGAAACCGCGAAGGTGAGGCGGAATACCATCCGTCAAGCATGGCACCTCCTCCATGATGACGAGAAATCCCAACACGAAGACTTTCTTCTCGGGCCCCTTCCATCCTCATGGCCAACAGACAGGGAAATTTCTCACCAGGGCCTATCTATGCCAGAAACGCAACTGCCCGAGGTGGCCCTCGACAAATCTTCCCAAGCGACGGCAGTCAACGAACCTAATACTGAAAATTCTCAGTCTACGACAACTTTCCAGCGGGGAGAGGCACGTTCTTTCCATGAAGAAAACCTAATCACAGAGGTGGACGTGGTCATGAACACTGATTATTCCGATACGAACACCGAACACCAAACAACCCCACAGCCCTCCAGCCAACACACGGTATCCTCATCCGCATTCGCTTCGCAAAGCCAGAACcaacaagctcaagaagTCGAGCATGATTTCATAAGCGACGAGTACTACATTCGCGAGCATGAACATCCAGGTCCTGAAACAAGCGCGGGTTGTAGCTCAGCAGCCCAACCACGACCCTTTGTCCGACGGGAGTCGTCCATTCGGAATCGGATGGTGGCATATGCCGCAGCAAGAGAAGATAGTTATGATGCGTGGGCAGCAATGTCTCTTACTTCAGCGGGCAATAATCACacagaggaggaagttgaactATAA
- a CDS encoding uncharacterized protein (COG:S;~EggNog:ENOG410PWZI;~InterPro:IPR008579,IPR010424,IPR014710,IPR011051;~PFAM:PF05899,PF06249): MSNLVPLTVIKGAGHEFIPLPQGENAITADFHSIRTKTESPAYVTSGFYKIEAGPQRPAHYNFEETKYVLNGQIDVLDEATGITHHLVPGDFAFFHVGSKVKFSTKSSGFAFYAVTRPVRNPHSNLQGREEGTSKL; encoded by the exons ATGTCCAACCTCGTCCCTCTCACCGTCATCAAAGGCGCCGGCCACGAGTtcatccccctcccccagGGCGAGAACGCAATAACGGCAGACTTCCACTCAATCCGCACCAAGACTGAGTCGCCTGCTTATGTTACGTCCGGGTTCTACAAGATCGAGGCTGGACCTCAGAGACCTGCGCACTACAACTTTGAGGAGACGAAGTATGTCCTGAACGGACAGATTGATGTCTTG GATGAGGCTACCGGAATCACACACCATCTAGTCCCAGGAGActttgccttcttccacGTTGGATCGAAGGTTAAG TTCTCAACCAAGTCCTCAGGATTCGCCTTCTACGCCGTTACTCGACCGGTCCGAAACCCCCACTCTAACCTCCAGGGCCGCGAGGAGGGCACTTCCAAGCTGTAA